The region CGACCCACATACAGTGGAAGACCAGGTTACATATCCATTAACTACCAGCCTCGAAGGAGTTCCGGGTGTTAAGGTAGTACGTTCATATTCGGGTTTTGGTTTTTCTGTAATTTACGTTATATTCAAGGAAGATGTTGAATTCTATTGGGCACGTTCAAGGGTATTGGAACGTCTTAATGTTGCACAAAGATGGCTGCCGGATGGTGTAGTTCCTGTGCTTGGACCTGATGCAACCGCACTGGGACAGATTTTCTGGTATACAGTTGAAAATGGTTTCTTTTGCCCTGAACATAGTGGTGGAGTTTTTGTTTGCCCTGATGATTTTACCATAGCTTCCGATGAGGCGGGCAATTGCTCTGAACATGATCATCAGCTTGTGCTTAAGCGGGTATTCAATGATGGTGGGGCCTGCCCGATGGGAGATGCCGAACTGGTAAAATCCAACTATAATCTGGGCGAGTTGCGTTCACTTCAGGATTGGTATGTGAGGTATCAGTTGAATGCTGTTGACGGGGTTTCTGAAGTGGCATCAGTTGGCGGCTTTGTAAAGCAATACCAGATAGATGTGGACCCTGACAAAATGAGAGCTCACAGGGTAAAGCTGTCTGATATTTATGATGCCGTGCGGAAATCAAATGTGGATGTTGGCGCAAAAGTTATAGAAAATTACGGGATGGAGTATATCATCCGTGGTATTGGTTTTATTAAAAACATTGAAGACGTAGAAGAAATTGTGGTTAAGTCTACAGAAGGGACTCCGCTATATGTAAAAAATGTAGCAAATGTGACATTTGGACCTGATTTCAGACGTGGTGGTCTGGATAAGGAAGGTGCGGAGGTGGTTGGTGCTGTAGCCACTATGAGGTATGGAGAGAATCCTTTACGGGTTATTAATAGTGTAAAGGAAAAGATCAGGAAGATAGAACCAGGTTTGCCGAGTGGTGTACACATTGTCCCCTTTTATGACAGAACACAGCTTATTAAAGAAACAATTGGCACGTTAAAGAAGGCGCTTACAGAAGAGATTATCATTACCATAGTAATTATAGCGATTTTCCTTTTCCATATCAGAAGTTCTCTTGTTGTCGCCATTACCCTGCCACTGGCCGTGCTTTTGGCGTTTACAGCAATGTATAGATTTGGTGTTGATTCAAATGTCATGTCCCTTTCCGGTATCGCCATTGCCATCGGTACATTGGTTGATATGGGCATAATAATGACAGAGAACATTTATCGCCATCTTACAGAGTCTGATGGTTCAAAGCCAAGAATTGAGGTTATCTATGAAGCAAGTAGAGAGGTTGCCGGTGCAATCATAACGGCTGTAGCGACTACCATAATCTCTTTTATACCAGTCTTTTTTATGGAGAGCCAGGAGGGTAAACTTTTTAAGCCATTGGCATACACAAAGACGTTTGCCTTATTCGCATCTGTAGTTGTTGCCATTACAATAGTGCCTGTCCTCAGTAACCTGTTCTTAAGGGAAGGAAATTGGAGGCGGAGGAGTTCAATAATACTTGGTAGTGCCCCAGGCATATGCTTAATCTTTATAATTCGTTATCTGATATTTGGTAGATATGAAACTGTCAGTTTATCTACTGCCTGGGTGTATTCAGTAATTGGAGGTTTGATTATAGGATATCTCATTTACGTAATGAGCAGGGAACGCCTCAAACCAATACAACAAAACGGTATATCCAGAGCTATCTATGCAGTATACGAACCCACTCTCAGATGGATACTCTCCCATAAAGTTCTTTTCCTGATAATTCCCGTATTTATAGTTTTTAGTGGTATTTCGATATGGCTGGGGCTGGGCCGGATTGCTTATCCGATTGAAAAGTGTTTGAGTTACGTTAAGTTGGATTTAGATAAAATAGACCCATGGGTTGCGCTTAAACACAAGTTTCCCGGTATAGGACGCGAGTTTATGCCCGCGCTGGACGAGGGGTCATTATTGTACATGCCTTCATTTTTGCCTGCTGCAGGTTTCACAGAGGTAATGACCGGTTTAAAAAAGCAGGATATATTAATGAAGCAGATACCTGAAGTGGATATGGTTGTTGGTAAGATGGGAAGGGCAGAGACGGCGCTTGATCCGGCCCCAACCTCAATGATTGAGACAATTGTAAACCTGAAGCCCAAGGACCAATGGAGAAATGTAACTATAAAAAGATGGTATTCAAATTGGTATATTCCACAGTGGACAAAACATATTCTCGGTTTGGTCTGGCCGGAGGAGAGGACTATCACAAAGAATGAGATACTTGAAGAATTACGTGAGTCAGCTGATATGCCTGGTGTTGCGCCCACGTGGCTTCAACCTATTCAGACCCGGGTGATCATGCTCCAGTCAGGCCTACGTGCAATGATGGGCGCAAAGATTTACGGTGATGATCTTAAAGAGATAGAACGTATTGGTTTGCAGCTGGAGAAGATTTTAAAACAAGTACCGGGTGCGGTGGATGTGATAGCTGATAGAATCGTTGGTAAACCGTATATTGAGTATAAAATAGACCGAGAAGCGATTGCAAGATATGGAGTCGATTTAGAGGAGGTCCAGGAGGTTATAGAGATTGCTCTCGGAGGTAAAAATATTACATGGACTGTTGAAGGCCGTGAACGTTATCCGGTCAGGGTCAGGTATATGAGAGAGATAAGGGATGATTTTGAAATGCTGCCACAGATACTTGTCCCGACTCCTACCGGAGCACAAATACCCATTGCTCAGGTATGTGATATAGAATATACAATAGGTCCTTCCATGATTAAGAGCGAAGACACTCTCCTGGTTGGGTATGTAACGTTTAACACCAGGGAGCGGGACGAGGTAAGTGTGGTTGAAGATGCTGATAAACTCGTAAAGGCAAAGATAGCATCCGGAGAGCTGAATTTGCCGAAAGGGTATTATATAAAATGGGCCGGCCAATTTGAAAACCAGGTAAGGGCTAACAAACGTCTGGTGGTCTTGTTGCCTATATGTCTTTTTGTGAACTTTTTTATTCTATACATACAATTTCGATCTGTAATGACAACATTATTCATTTACTTTGCGATTCCCGTGTCACTGGCAGGAGGATTTATCCTTCTTAATATCTTTGGATACAACCTTAGTGTTGCGGTATGGGTTGGTTTTATTGCTCTATTTGGTATCGCAGTGGACGATGGTGTTGTTATCACAACGTATCTTGACCAGACATTTAAGAAGAGAAAGATAAAGTCTGTTCAAGATGCCAGGGAGGCCACTGTGCAGGCAGGCCTTAAACGTATCCGTCCATGTCTGATGACATCCGCCACTACTATAATTGCCCTGATGCCTGTTCTCTTATCTACCGGTCGGGGTTCAGACGTAATGAAACCAATGGCAATACCCACCGTTGGAGGAATGGCTGTAGTATTGATAGCTATATTCATTGTACCATGCTGTTATTGTGGACTTATGGAACTGAAGCTGAAGAGGGGCATCAAGGACCCTTGCTTTGAGGAAAATGACACGGCCTGATCATATATTTCTCAAACACAATATATCTGTTTGAAATAAGGAGAATATTTTATAAAATCAGATGTCTTTTTGAAACCCCAGAGTATGTTATTAATAACACAAGTGCGTCAAATAGCATATCGAGCTTGTGTGCTGCCTGGCCATTTCAGGAAACATTGGTCTTTGACTTTTCCGGCAGACCTGAAGAGTATAGCGAAGTGTGTTTACTCGGGACATTAATTAAAACAAAAGAAGATCAGGTTAAAAAAAGGAACATTTTGATACACCTCAACTTGACAGTTATGACTGATGTTTGTGAATAGTATGTGAAATAATATATCTATTGTTTGCTACCCAGCGATAGACCAAAAAAGATAGAAAACTGATTACAGGCATCTTGAATAAAATTGCCAGCCATCTGAAATATCTTAAGTTGCGAAGTATTTCCGGCAACGATTTGTCGCCTGTCAGGATACGTCCATCAGGGGTAACCATGTGTATAGCTTCCCTACATAATTCCTCTCTTATCTTCGGAAATCGGCTCTTACGTTCTTCCGATTGACACGCGATAAATTCAAACACATCTGCTTCCATTGCGTGTGATTTAATCCAGCTCATACACCCGCAGCATAAGCTGCACTCCGCATCATATATTAGTACAGTAGATTTCATTTATAGCTACACATTTGAATAGTAGACTTCTTCAGAATATGATAAATTTGTTCAGTGCTTAAAGGACTGTAGTTGCCATGACATTAGTTTGTAACACTTCGACAGAGTTTACATTAAGTGTTCGAAATTACCCAGTGTGACGACATCCTGAGTGCCCGCCCATGTCCGATCGGTAGTAGTCGAAGGATAGTTTTTGTAACGGTAGCGAACAGGCTTCTTATCGAAGCGTCTCTTATAAAGAAATGTGAGATTTATAAAATGATATGTCAAAATAGATCTGATTTCAAACAATTAATCTTTGCAGAAATTGGTCATGCTGAAATGAAACCTCTTGCGGAATAGCAGGGAAAATGCTAAAGTCACTAACCTTATAGATAACAAAAAAACAGCAGATTGTTTGTAATGGGTTTATCTGGTTTTTCTAAGAAAAACCAAAGGCAATATCCGATGTTAAGGTAGATATGTAGTCAAGAGGAAATTTGAACCCCTTCTTCTTATAAAGCAGGCATCGGGTCTCTTTTTTGGTAAGGCAGTCGGTAGCACTAAGCTTGTTTTCCATGTTTTGTTCCAAATAGTACAATAAGTGGAAGATGCCAAGTTGTTTTTAATAAGCGGACAAGGCTTTCTGTTTTTATATGTTTAATATCATAATAAGTGGAAATATTTTCCATCTATAGCAGGTAATATCATGGAAACTTTCCACTTATTGCACTGATAAGTGTGACCGTTCGCTCCGCTCACTTGGCCTGTGGCCATCACACTTATCGGTGGCTGTTGAGTGCTGCACACTCTAACGCCCTTGACAGGCTCCGCTCTCGCTCCACCTATCAAGGGCGTTAGAGCCGACTGCGCTTCTCAGGAGAACTAATATGAAAATTGTTTCCATCACGATCACTTTGCTACTTTTATTAATTGCCAATAATGCATTTGCTGAATGCTGGATAGCCTCTGGATTTAAAGGGTATGGTAGTAATGCGTATGACAAATTTAACATTCATGAAGATGGATTATCCAATAAAAAAATCCATATAAGCATCAATGGTAATAAAAGTTCCGTTACAGGAAGTGAAGAGATATCTTTTAAGGAAGTCACTCCACAATTAATAGTTGGTGTATACATGAGCGGTAGTTACAAAGGTGTGGTTGAATCGTGGGGAATAGATATTGAAAATCGTAAAGTCTTTTATACGCAAACGAAAAGCGGTTACACCATTTTTGACGGTGCAAAAATGTTTATTGGCGATCTAGAAGGTAAATGTAAATAATGCTTTGATAACAAAGTCAATACAGCCGATCGCTACGCTCCGGCTGATTTCTGCGTTATATTAAACAATTGGCAATTTTTTAGATTATAATAGAAAATGAAACCAAAAGTTTATATTGAAACTACAATTGTAAGTTATCTTACATCAAGACCTAGCAGAGATTTAATTATTGCCGCCCATCAGCAAATAACAAAAGAATGGTGGGAGACAAGGCAACAACACTTTGAAATGTATATTTCTCAATTAGTTGTTAAAGAGTCAAAGGCTGGTGATGAAAATGCTGCTAAAAGAAGAATAAAGGAACTAGAGAAAATTTCAATACTTGAAACAAATGAAGAAGCTTTAAAGCTATCAAAAATATTAATTGCCAAAAAACTTGTTCCTCAAAAAGCGATTGAAGATGCTATTCATGTATCAGTTGCAACTGTTCATGGTATGGATTATTTACTGACATGGAATTGTACTCATATAGCAAATGCTGAAATGAGGCACTTAATAGAATTTCAGTGTTCTGAATTGGGATATCAAGCACCAGTCATATGTACACCTGAAGAATTAATGGGAGGTCAAAATGATTAAAGATTGTATAGTTGAAAGTATACGGGATATTAGGGAAGCACACGCAAAAAAGTTCGATTTTGATTTAGATAAAATTTACAAAGATATTAAAGAGTCAGAAAAAACAAATCCCAATAAAATCATAGCGTTAAAACCTAAATTACTTAAACATACTCATATAACAAAAAAATCCAGTTGACCAAAAATGCACTTGTTTTTAGTCAATGTTATAGTTAATAAAGTTTTCAGCTTGTCCAATATCTATCAGCTTGCCATTTTTGGCAACTGATTTAGGGCGTTAGGCATAAGAAAGATAATGCAAATCAATTTAAAAAAACACTATGCTCCATCTAAAAACCACACTTATCCTATTTTTCTTTCATCAATATGTGTTGATGACAATTTAGATCCAAAGGATAGACTAAAAAGGTTACGAAAGCGTATTTACGAGGAGGCAGGTGCGTGTTCTCAAGTATATGTTGATGAAATAGTAAAGCCAAGGGATATACAAAGCCAAGATCATTTAGAAGCTGTTGATGATCTAATAGAGCGTGTTCGTGAAGCAAATATATTTATATGTGTTCTCGGTGGTAGTCGCCATGGATCACCTATAAAAATAGATTCACTTAACTCTGCTGTCTCTTTCTTTGAAATAGAACTCTATCAAGCTGCTCTATTAGAAAAGGAAATCCACTTTTTCGTCCTGGATGAATTTAACCCAGACCCTAGACTAAAACGGCTTCTTGATATTTTAAACTTTGCCTTTCCAGAATGGATAAATCGTGAGCGATTGAGCGAACCTAAGATAATAGATCACGTAAAAAGATTAGTCGGAAAGAA is a window of Candidatus Scalindua japonica DNA encoding:
- a CDS encoding type II toxin-antitoxin system VapC family toxin, which gives rise to MKPKVYIETTIVSYLTSRPSRDLIIAAHQQITKEWWETRQQHFEMYISQLVVKESKAGDENAAKRRIKELEKISILETNEEALKLSKILIAKKLVPQKAIEDAIHVSVATVHGMDYLLTWNCTHIANAEMRHLIEFQCSELGYQAPVICTPEELMGGQND
- a CDS encoding thiol-disulfide oxidoreductase DCC family protein — its product is MKSTVLIYDAECSLCCGCMSWIKSHAMEADVFEFIACQSEERKSRFPKIREELCREAIHMVTPDGRILTGDKSLPEILRNLRYFRWLAILFKMPVISFLSFLVYRWVANNRYIISHTIHKHQS
- a CDS encoding efflux RND transporter permease subunit, encoding MINRLIRFCLENTFITLAITLLVIGAGYYSIKNVPVDAIPDISENQSIVFTDWPGRDPHTVEDQVTYPLTTSLEGVPGVKVVRSYSGFGFSVIYVIFKEDVEFYWARSRVLERLNVAQRWLPDGVVPVLGPDATALGQIFWYTVENGFFCPEHSGGVFVCPDDFTIASDEAGNCSEHDHQLVLKRVFNDGGACPMGDAELVKSNYNLGELRSLQDWYVRYQLNAVDGVSEVASVGGFVKQYQIDVDPDKMRAHRVKLSDIYDAVRKSNVDVGAKVIENYGMEYIIRGIGFIKNIEDVEEIVVKSTEGTPLYVKNVANVTFGPDFRRGGLDKEGAEVVGAVATMRYGENPLRVINSVKEKIRKIEPGLPSGVHIVPFYDRTQLIKETIGTLKKALTEEIIITIVIIAIFLFHIRSSLVVAITLPLAVLLAFTAMYRFGVDSNVMSLSGIAIAIGTLVDMGIIMTENIYRHLTESDGSKPRIEVIYEASREVAGAIITAVATTIISFIPVFFMESQEGKLFKPLAYTKTFALFASVVVAITIVPVLSNLFLREGNWRRRSSIILGSAPGICLIFIIRYLIFGRYETVSLSTAWVYSVIGGLIIGYLIYVMSRERLKPIQQNGISRAIYAVYEPTLRWILSHKVLFLIIPVFIVFSGISIWLGLGRIAYPIEKCLSYVKLDLDKIDPWVALKHKFPGIGREFMPALDEGSLLYMPSFLPAAGFTEVMTGLKKQDILMKQIPEVDMVVGKMGRAETALDPAPTSMIETIVNLKPKDQWRNVTIKRWYSNWYIPQWTKHILGLVWPEERTITKNEILEELRESADMPGVAPTWLQPIQTRVIMLQSGLRAMMGAKIYGDDLKEIERIGLQLEKILKQVPGAVDVIADRIVGKPYIEYKIDREAIARYGVDLEEVQEVIEIALGGKNITWTVEGRERYPVRVRYMREIRDDFEMLPQILVPTPTGAQIPIAQVCDIEYTIGPSMIKSEDTLLVGYVTFNTRERDEVSVVEDADKLVKAKIASGELNLPKGYYIKWAGQFENQVRANKRLVVLLPICLFVNFFILYIQFRSVMTTLFIYFAIPVSLAGGFILLNIFGYNLSVAVWVGFIALFGIAVDDGVVITTYLDQTFKKRKIKSVQDAREATVQAGLKRIRPCLMTSATTIIALMPVLLSTGRGSDVMKPMAIPTVGGMAVVLIAIFIVPCCYCGLMELKLKRGIKDPCFEENDTA